In the Nicotiana tabacum cultivar K326 chromosome 16, ASM71507v2, whole genome shotgun sequence genome, one interval contains:
- the LOC142170305 gene encoding uncharacterized protein LOC142170305, translating into MQTKIKALKENQTWKVVPFPPGKIAIDANGCIRSTIKLQEKWKDSNQGRVIFVATTTHWDIHQMDVYNAFLQGDLYEEVYMNLPQGFNHPHGKTQLALTLGDLLVATCFNLVIREYLGKSKKHSTIFRSSAEADKSTIQIAANPVFHECKKHINIDCHFICEKVQQGLVNILYLASSKQLANVFTTSLTIYQHNYLVSKLGMKNVFISPSLGGRGGYKGYCMY; encoded by the exons ATGCAAACTAAGATCAAAGCTTTAAAGGAAAATCAAACATGGAAAGTAGTTCCTTTTCCTCCTGGAAAGATAGCCATTGATGCAAATGGGTGTATAAGATCAACCATAAAACTTCAGGAGAAGTGGAAAGATTCAAATCAAGG GAGAGTCATTTTTGTAGCAACAACTACGCATTGGGacattcatcaaatggatgtctaCAATGCCTTTCTACAAGGTGATTTATATGAAGAAGTTTACATGAACTTGCCTCAAGGTTTCAATCATCCACATGGTAAAACTCAA CTTGCCCTAACACTAGGTGATCTGTTAGTGGCTACTTGCTTCAATTTGGTGATTCGTGAGTATCTTGGAAAATCCAAAAAGCATTCCACTATTTTCAGAAGTTCTGCTGAAGCAGA CAAATCTACAATCCAGATTGCTGCAAATCCCGTGTTTCATGAGTGCAAAAAACACATCAATATCGATTGCCATTTTATCTGTGAGAAGGTTCAACAAGGCTTGGTTAACATTCTCTACTTGGCCTCTTCTAAACAATTAGCTAATGTCTTCACTACAAGCCTTACCATTTATCAACACAACTACTTGGTTTCCAAGCTAGGGATGAAGAATGTATTTATTTCCCCTAGCTTGGGAGGGAGGGGAGGGTATAAAGGATACTGCATGTACTGA